TCTTTATCTTCACTACAGAATGATTGCCGACTCAGTTGGAATTCCTTGTATCTTGTACAACATTGCTGGACGCACTGCAGTTAACTTAGAGACAGAGACCTTAGTACGTTTAGCCAACGACTGTCCAAATATTGTGGCAGTTAAAGAGGCTAGTGGAAATATTAAGCAAATGAGCGATGTTATCAACCAAACTGAAGATAACTTTGCCACCCTTAGTGGTGATGATAATATGGTCTTAGATCTAATTGAAGCAGGTGGAGATGGTGTTATCTCAGTTGCAGCTAACCTAATTCCAAAACAGATGTTGGAGATGGTGCATGCAGCTTTAGGTGGGAATATGAGTTTAGCCCGTCAGTGGGAGAAAAACTTACACCCATTCTTTGAAGCATGTTTTTATGAAACAAACCCAATTCCAATTAAAACTGCAATGGCAGAGTACGGCTGGTGTGAAGAGCAATTTAGGCTTCCCATGTGCTCATTTGAAGATGAGACACATCGCACCAACTTGTCAAAAGTTTTAGCAACATTAGATATTACTAGAGGAGATCAATAAAACTAAAATGGCTACTATTAATAAGAATTATCGCAAATTAGCTTCTGGCTATCTCTTTCCTGAGATAGCTAGACGCACAAAAGCATACCAACAAGCAAATCCTACTAAAAAGC
Above is a window of Bacteroidia bacterium DNA encoding:
- the dapA gene encoding 4-hydroxy-tetrahydrodipicolinate synthase, with the protein product MKKFRGVYTALVTPFTEYGLFDEKAFAKIVNFQIDSGIDGLVPCGTTGESPTLSHSEHDRVIASTVELANKRVPVIAGTGSNATSEAVRLSKHAESAGVDALLLVNPYYNKPTQKGLYLHYRMIADSVGIPCILYNIAGRTAVNLETETLVRLANDCPNIVAVKEASGNIKQMSDVINQTEDNFATLSGDDNMVLDLIEAGGDGVISVAANLIPKQMLEMVHAALGGNMSLARQWEKNLHPFFEACFYETNPIPIKTAMAEYGWCEEQFRLPMCSFEDETHRTNLSKVLATLDITRGDQ